In Clostridium sporogenes, one genomic interval encodes:
- a CDS encoding head maturation protease, ClpP-related, whose protein sequence is MRILRKINCTVFDKKSNKLKNVGFMEIKNSSNGNGELYLYGDIVSDQWGKWSDDDTCPQDVANFLKELNSFDNLDIYINSGGGSVFAGIAIYHQLKRHNGFKTVHIDGIAASITSVISCAGDKVIIPKSAQFMIHKPTASYFWTSLNADELRKEADTLDICQDSIRNIYMENVKEGITEEEINNLINAETWFTGETVTDYFNFEVEESSEKVASTSQFYDKYKNTPNKLLKNKIIKNNEHDELKNKLQTELELLSM, encoded by the coding sequence GTGAGAATATTGAGAAAGATTAATTGTACTGTTTTTGATAAAAAATCTAATAAATTAAAAAATGTTGGATTTATGGAAATAAAAAATAGTAGTAATGGAAATGGAGAGTTATATTTATATGGAGATATAGTAAGTGATCAATGGGGAAAATGGTCAGATGATGATACTTGCCCACAAGATGTAGCTAATTTTTTAAAAGAATTAAATTCTTTTGATAATTTAGATATTTATATTAATAGTGGTGGTGGGTCTGTATTTGCTGGAATTGCTATCTATCATCAATTAAAAAGACATAATGGTTTTAAAACTGTTCATATTGATGGAATAGCAGCTAGTATTACTAGTGTAATTTCATGTGCTGGTGATAAAGTTATTATACCTAAAAGCGCACAGTTTATGATTCATAAACCAACAGCTAGTTACTTTTGGACTTCACTTAATGCTGATGAATTAAGAAAAGAAGCTGATACATTAGACATATGTCAGGATTCAATTAGAAATATTTATATGGAGAATGTAAAAGAAGGTATTACAGAAGAAGAAATAAACAATTTAATTAATGCTGAAACATGGTTTACTGGTGAAACAGTAACAGATTATTTTAATTTTGAAGTTGAAGAAAGTTCGGAAAAGGTAGCTAGCACAAGTCAATTTTATGATAAATATAAGAATACTCCTAATAAATTATTAAAAAATAAAATAATAAAAAATAATGAACATGATGAATTAAAAAATAAACTACAAACTGAGTTAGAGTTACTTAGTATGTAG
- a CDS encoding phage major capsid protein, with amino-acid sequence MKKSLEMRNKLEGLKNEAQTLLDENKVKDAQDKMGEIKDLKNAIGIQEALEKEEEEVLVAENNINNDPKDNNNEMPKHKAKENANCIRAMIKKVTGRSLTEAENALLVQTPQTSAGNGEGYLLPTDVSTLIHKKIREYRSLRDAVGYMPAGALTGSFPVEDFETVSELIDFTDGTDGDDSDDIKFKNVSYALKEKAAFIKLSNTLLKMTDNALISYVVEVFAKKAVITENKIIITKLKENKTVKELKGWQDLKKSLNTDLDPAVLFGTVIVTNQTGFDYLDGEVDKQGRPILSDDIANPTQKKFKGYTVMVYSDALLPNTGTKAPIFYGNLSEAIKFVDYNGLISFDTSSAAGFMSNTTIARLIEFIDVIQVDKSDKCYIAGTIDTTVTGA; translated from the coding sequence ATGAAAAAATCTTTAGAAATGAGAAATAAATTAGAAGGTTTAAAAAATGAAGCACAAACTTTATTAGATGAAAATAAGGTTAAAGATGCACAAGATAAAATGGGAGAAATTAAAGACTTAAAAAATGCTATTGGAATTCAAGAAGCTTTAGAGAAGGAAGAAGAAGAAGTACTTGTAGCTGAAAATAATATTAACAATGATCCAAAAGATAATAATAATGAAATGCCAAAACATAAAGCTAAAGAGAATGCCAATTGCATAAGGGCTATGATAAAAAAGGTTACTGGAAGAAGTCTAACAGAAGCTGAAAATGCTTTATTAGTTCAAACTCCACAGACTAGCGCAGGAAATGGGGAAGGCTATCTACTACCAACAGATGTTTCAACTTTAATTCACAAAAAGATAAGAGAATACAGAAGTTTAAGAGATGCAGTAGGATATATGCCTGCTGGTGCATTAACAGGATCATTCCCGGTAGAAGATTTTGAAACAGTGTCAGAACTTATTGATTTTACAGATGGTACAGATGGAGACGATAGTGATGATATTAAATTTAAAAATGTATCTTATGCTTTAAAGGAAAAGGCAGCATTCATTAAGCTATCTAATACTTTATTAAAAATGACAGATAATGCTTTAATATCTTATGTAGTTGAAGTTTTTGCTAAAAAAGCAGTTATAACAGAAAACAAGATAATTATTACTAAATTAAAAGAGAATAAAACAGTAAAAGAATTAAAAGGTTGGCAAGACTTAAAGAAATCCTTAAATACAGACTTAGATCCAGCAGTTTTATTTGGTACTGTAATTGTGACTAATCAAACTGGATTTGATTATTTAGATGGAGAAGTAGATAAACAAGGTAGGCCAATTTTATCTGATGATATTGCTAATCCAACACAAAAGAAATTTAAAGGATATACAGTTATGGTTTATTCTGATGCGTTGTTGCCAAACACAGGAACTAAAGCACCAATTTTCTATGGTAATTTATCAGAAGCTATTAAATTTGTTGATTATAATGGATTAATTAGCTTTGATACTTCAAGTGCAGCTGGATTTATGAGTAATACTACTATTGCAAGGCTTATAGAATTTATTGATGTAATTCAAGTGGATAAATCCGATAAGTGCTATATAGCCGGTACTATTGATACTACTGTAACTGGTGCTTAA
- a CDS encoding head-tail connector protein yields MDLEQVKKFLRVDFSEDDTYITLLIDVAKEYIVDAVGKYDETSARYKLLLFNIVSTLYENRQYTIDRSNEKVAYTLKSIILQLQL; encoded by the coding sequence ATGGATTTAGAGCAAGTAAAAAAGTTCTTAAGAGTTGATTTTAGTGAAGATGATACTTATATAACGCTACTAATTGATGTTGCTAAAGAGTATATAGTAGATGCAGTTGGTAAATATGATGAAACAAGTGCTAGATATAAGCTATTGTTATTTAATATTGTTTCTACTTTATATGAAAACAGACAATATACAATAGATAGGAGTAATGAAAAAGTTGCTTATACATTAAAAAGTATTATATTGCAATTACAATTGTAA
- a CDS encoding head-tail adaptor protein, with protein sequence MEGLKLNTLLELWGMVPFKNELGENDTREGKIKDIWCEVIPIGGSVSTISNTEIEYSSVTHKIRCRKLSIKKPSKDMSFKDKEGNKYEVQYFQRDFKKNKFIEFMTKIIYE encoded by the coding sequence GTGGAAGGTTTAAAATTAAATACCCTGCTTGAATTGTGGGGTATGGTACCTTTTAAAAATGAATTAGGTGAAAATGATACAAGAGAAGGGAAAATAAAAGATATATGGTGTGAAGTTATTCCGATAGGTGGAAGTGTTAGCACTATATCCAATACAGAAATAGAGTATTCCAGTGTAACCCATAAAATAAGATGTAGAAAGTTAAGCATAAAAAAACCAAGCAAAGATATGTCTTTTAAAGATAAAGAAGGAAATAAGTACGAGGTACAGTATTTTCAAAGAGATTTTAAGAAAAATAAATTTATAGAGTTTATGACAAAAATAATTTATGAATAG
- a CDS encoding HK97 gp10 family phage protein, with translation MANGFDTTQLDKFGKDLLNTAKKDFPKKSKAFLRKEARKLNKKNKATFVSKGIGEETGNLKKGFKAGKLYKYKGKELAIRAYNSSPHAHLLNDGWMHKARNGDEKFIPGFHFIEESAQSFNSEYYTDIDEFLDEVFD, from the coding sequence ATGGCTAATGGGTTTGATACTACACAATTAGATAAGTTTGGTAAAGATTTATTAAATACAGCTAAAAAAGACTTCCCTAAAAAATCAAAAGCTTTTTTAAGAAAAGAAGCTAGAAAGTTGAATAAAAAAAATAAAGCTACTTTTGTTTCTAAAGGAATAGGAGAAGAAACAGGAAATTTAAAAAAAGGCTTTAAAGCAGGTAAGCTATATAAGTATAAAGGTAAGGAACTAGCTATAAGGGCATACAACTCTAGTCCTCATGCTCATTTACTTAATGATGGTTGGATGCATAAAGCTAGAAATGGGGACGAAAAATTCATTCCGGGATTCCATTTTATAGAGGAATCTGCACAATCATTTAATAGTGAATATTACACAGATATAGACGAATTTTTAGATGAAGTTTTTGACTAG
- a CDS encoding phage tail terminator family protein, translating to MVQQVKEGLKDTNYKDIQFSSTDVREKITRPSFYVDFQENKTSLLNGKAEQRNFDVRLFYFAKNREANKIELLEIQDLLSLIFQTGIKVSDDYYISVFECEFDSRGEEGLLITTLSDLYSLSEMEQTGEPLEELEMERW from the coding sequence ATAGTACAACAGGTTAAAGAAGGCCTAAAGGATACAAATTATAAAGATATTCAATTTTCATCTACAGATGTAAGAGAAAAGATTACAAGACCTTCCTTTTATGTGGATTTTCAAGAAAATAAAACAAGTTTATTAAATGGAAAAGCCGAACAACGGAATTTTGATGTTAGGCTTTTTTATTTTGCAAAAAATCGAGAGGCCAACAAAATTGAACTACTAGAAATACAAGATTTATTGAGTTTAATATTTCAAACAGGTATTAAGGTTAGTGATGACTATTATATATCTGTTTTTGAATGTGAATTTGATTCTAGGGGTGAAGAAGGTTTGTTAATAACAACATTAAGTGACTTATATAGTCTAAGTGAAATGGAGCAGACCGGTGAACCTTTGGAAGAATTAGAAATGGAAAGGTGGTAA
- a CDS encoding phage tail sheath C-terminal domain-containing protein, with translation MANTLPDINILFKQRAATFTQRGGVAILILKDDTDKNFNTAEYKTETDLELDEAKYTANNLQYIKDTLLGKPSKVVVVRVDAEKGVTDALDIVKNLYSTGWISLVSDAKADYDTLASWTKTRRDTGKKTFKSIVYDPTTPPDHEGIVVLENTKVTFKDNARGQKDGYEFLPTLLGYIASAGTDIGTTYMAMENLKYVTEPDNINAEIQLGKLILINDENIVKIGLGVNSLTTFSKDKTEDFSLIEVIEAKDLITDDIRSIFKNSYLGKYKNKSDNQMLFVGAVNTYFTGLADRDVLDDGFENTSYINIEAQRQAWVKDGKTEAKDWDDATVKKNTFKRKLFLAGNVKVLTSMTDVDFPITLE, from the coding sequence ATGGCTAATACATTGCCAGATATAAATATTTTATTTAAACAAAGAGCAGCAACTTTTACCCAAAGGGGTGGAGTTGCTATTTTGATTTTAAAGGACGATACAGATAAAAATTTTAATACAGCAGAGTATAAAACAGAAACAGACCTAGAACTAGACGAAGCCAAGTACACTGCAAATAATTTACAATATATAAAAGATACTTTACTAGGAAAGCCAAGCAAGGTTGTAGTTGTAAGGGTAGATGCAGAAAAAGGTGTTACAGATGCTTTAGACATAGTTAAAAATTTATATTCAACTGGGTGGATAAGTTTAGTGAGTGATGCTAAGGCCGATTATGATACTTTAGCTAGTTGGACAAAAACCAGAAGGGATACAGGTAAAAAGACTTTCAAAAGCATAGTATATGACCCAACTACACCACCGGATCATGAAGGAATTGTGGTGTTAGAAAATACAAAAGTAACCTTCAAAGATAATGCTAGAGGACAAAAAGACGGGTATGAATTTTTACCTACTTTATTAGGTTACATTGCTTCCGCTGGTACAGATATTGGAACTACATATATGGCTATGGAAAATTTAAAATACGTTACAGAGCCAGACAATATCAATGCAGAAATACAGTTGGGTAAATTAATATTAATAAATGATGAAAATATAGTAAAAATAGGTTTAGGAGTTAATAGTTTAACTACATTTTCTAAGGATAAAACAGAAGATTTTAGTTTAATTGAAGTTATAGAAGCTAAAGACCTTATTACAGATGACATAAGAAGCATATTTAAAAACAGTTATCTAGGTAAATATAAAAATAAATCAGACAACCAAATGCTTTTTGTAGGAGCTGTGAATACTTATTTTACAGGTTTGGCAGATAGAGATGTGCTAGATGATGGATTTGAAAATACAAGCTATATAAATATAGAAGCACAAAGACAAGCATGGGTAAAAGACGGGAAAACAGAGGCAAAGGATTGGGATGATGCGACAGTGAAAAAAAATACATTTAAAAGAAAATTATTTTTGGCAGGGAACGTAAAAGTATTGACATCTATGACAGATGTTGATTTCCCAATAACATTGGAATAG
- a CDS encoding phage tail tube protein has product MNKGNEVITGDKGRIWVNTELWANLTSIEAKCSLETEDVRFVGDPNKYVKITGNNIEGTITIKKTDSRAQRLLAEGFRTLNMPDINIVIATGKMNGSAVERLKLEDITFTELQLAKLEAGAIVEEELPFTASSFEYLELI; this is encoded by the coding sequence GTGAATAAAGGTAATGAGGTTATAACAGGAGATAAAGGACGTATTTGGGTTAATACAGAATTATGGGCCAACCTAACAAGCATAGAAGCTAAATGTTCTTTGGAAACAGAGGACGTAAGGTTCGTTGGGGATCCAAACAAATACGTAAAAATAACAGGAAACAATATAGAAGGTACTATAACAATTAAGAAAACAGATTCTAGAGCACAAAGGTTATTAGCGGAAGGGTTTAGAACGCTAAATATGCCAGACATAAACATAGTAATTGCAACTGGCAAAATGAATGGTAGTGCTGTAGAACGATTAAAGTTAGAAGATATTACATTTACAGAACTTCAACTTGCTAAATTGGAGGCTGGTGCAATAGTAGAAGAAGAATTGCCATTTACAGCAAGTTCATTTGAATATTTAGAATTAATTTAA
- a CDS encoding phage tail tape measure protein — protein MASKTIGVVLSLRDQMSSPLLKINKNVQGLSKETKRASQQVANFVTKTQKGFEKAGDKIVKWGAGLATLAGGLIVKTGVEGLGELDQGARKVKSIAQDSLQLNNIQKGLLKTSNDTGIVIKDLADTQYDAISSGVAANESIQAAVTSAKLAKAGFSDSNSSLKILTSTMNVYGLTGQKAMQSISDKLLVTQNLGVTTVGELANSMGSLTPIAKSAGASIDEMLAGMASLTKNGLKTEEAVTSLKSVFSSVIKPTSEASKTAQQLGIDFSASALKSKGFAKFLEEIKTKTGGSTETMGKLFGNVNALSGALVLTGKGFGDFNTSLDAMKNSAGLTDKAFDTMNKSLINRSKKMINRLKNITTGIMQGTGGQLGVLVDDITGKLKQWQEDGTIDQVANKVATGFMKMYDVLSKVFNFIAEHKDAIANFALVFFSLYSAIKVVKALKLAIEGIKTAVVLVDGALKLTTVGWLTIAIAGLIAIGLLLWKNWDKIKQGAQTLWTTITTVFTNIWTTITTVFTNIWTTISTVATNIWTGIVNIFTNIWTTITTIFTAIWTTISTVLTSIWTTIVTVFTTIWNVIVTILTPIGLFIEAVFKGILAVIILVGAWIFNSIVTGWTNIWSVIQPILMAIWNVITTVWTAIWTTITTIAMAIWNTIVNVWNTIAGVVSAVMSAIWGVISSIWSSIYGTVSGIMSSIWSTITNIWNNITSTISGVVSNIASTISSGFNALIGICSNIFNNIKNTVMGIFQGIWDGIKNIINGGINMMNGFIGGVNKVISKANKVPGVNIGAVGTIPQFAKGTNYSPAGMALINEEGGELRRLSSGETIIPADKSRQIMNGASSPTFNIYITGNVGTEEFFDQAGQHIISQVRIAMQNM, from the coding sequence ATGGCTTCAAAAACCATAGGTGTTGTCCTTTCTCTACGTGACCAAATGAGTAGCCCACTACTCAAAATAAATAAAAATGTGCAAGGGTTATCCAAAGAAACTAAAAGAGCCTCACAACAAGTTGCTAACTTTGTTACTAAGACACAAAAAGGATTTGAAAAAGCTGGAGATAAGATTGTCAAGTGGGGTGCAGGATTAGCAACTCTTGCTGGTGGACTTATTGTAAAAACCGGTGTTGAAGGATTAGGAGAATTAGACCAAGGTGCTAGAAAGGTTAAATCAATAGCCCAAGATAGTTTGCAACTAAACAATATCCAAAAGGGCCTACTTAAAACTTCCAACGATACTGGGATTGTAATAAAAGATTTAGCTGACACCCAGTATGATGCAATATCATCTGGTGTTGCGGCCAATGAAAGTATACAAGCGGCGGTTACATCAGCAAAATTGGCTAAAGCTGGATTTTCAGATTCAAATAGTTCGCTTAAAATACTAACTTCAACAATGAACGTTTACGGACTAACAGGACAGAAAGCAATGCAAAGCATATCGGATAAACTGTTAGTTACTCAAAATCTAGGCGTGACAACCGTTGGGGAATTGGCGAATTCAATGGGATCATTAACACCTATTGCTAAATCTGCTGGCGCTAGCATTGATGAAATGCTAGCAGGAATGGCAAGTTTAACTAAGAATGGATTGAAAACAGAGGAAGCGGTAACATCTTTAAAATCTGTGTTTTCAAGTGTAATTAAACCAACATCAGAAGCTTCAAAAACTGCTCAACAGCTAGGCATAGACTTTTCAGCGTCTGCTTTAAAATCAAAAGGATTTGCTAAGTTTTTGGAAGAGATAAAGACAAAGACTGGCGGAAGTACTGAAACTATGGGTAAGTTGTTCGGAAACGTTAACGCGCTATCCGGTGCTTTGGTACTTACAGGAAAGGGGTTCGGAGATTTTAACACAAGTTTAGATGCTATGAAAAATAGTGCTGGTTTAACCGACAAGGCATTTGATACAATGAACAAAAGTTTAATAAACAGGTCCAAAAAAATGATAAATAGACTGAAAAATATTACTACTGGAATTATGCAAGGAACAGGAGGACAACTAGGGGTTCTAGTAGATGACATAACAGGGAAGTTAAAACAATGGCAAGAAGATGGAACTATAGATCAAGTTGCTAATAAAGTGGCTACCGGATTTATGAAAATGTATGATGTTCTTAGCAAGGTTTTTAATTTTATCGCAGAACACAAAGATGCAATAGCTAACTTTGCTTTAGTCTTCTTTTCTTTATATTCTGCTATTAAAGTTGTTAAGGCTTTAAAATTAGCAATAGAAGGAATTAAAACAGCGGTTGTGCTAGTAGATGGAGCCTTAAAGCTAACTACCGTTGGATGGCTTACTATTGCTATAGCTGGATTAATAGCTATAGGATTATTGCTATGGAAAAACTGGGATAAAATAAAGCAAGGCGCCCAAACTTTATGGACTACGATAACAACTGTGTTCACTAATATCTGGACAACAATAACAACAGTTTTTACAAATATCTGGACTACGATTTCTACAGTGGCCACAAATATATGGACAGGAATAGTTAATATCTTTACAAACATATGGACTACAATAACCACAATTTTTACAGCTATATGGACAACAATTTCTACAGTGCTTACAAGCATATGGACTACCATAGTTACTGTATTTACAACTATATGGAATGTTATTGTTACAATACTTACACCTATTGGGTTGTTTATAGAAGCAGTATTTAAAGGCATATTAGCCGTTATAATACTTGTAGGAGCATGGATATTTAACTCTATAGTGACTGGATGGACTAATATATGGAGCGTTATACAACCTATATTAATGGCTATATGGAATGTTATAACAACAGTATGGACAGCTATCTGGACTACTATAACAACAATAGCAATGGCTATTTGGAACACTATAGTAAATGTATGGAATACTATTGCCGGAGTTGTATCAGCTGTAATGTCTGCTATTTGGGGTGTTATTAGTTCTATATGGAGTAGTATTTATGGTACTGTAAGTGGGATAATGTCCTCGATTTGGTCTACTATAACAAATATATGGAATAATATAACTTCTACTATAAGTGGTGTAGTAAGTAATATAGCTAGTACCATAAGTAGTGGTTTCAATGCCTTAATCGGGATATGTTCTAATATATTTAATAATATAAAAAATACTGTAATGGGAATTTTCCAAGGCATATGGGACGGAATAAAAAACATAATAAATGGCGGCATTAACATGATGAATGGCTTTATTGGCGGTGTCAATAAAGTTATATCAAAAGCCAATAAAGTCCCAGGTGTTAATATAGGCGCAGTTGGTACAATCCCTCAATTTGCTAAAGGAACTAATTATTCACCAGCTGGCATGGCACTAATAAACGAAGAAGGTGGAGAGTTAAGACGTTTATCAAGTGGAGAAACAATAATCCCAGCGGATAAATCAAGGCAGATTATGAATGGTGCTTCAAGTCCTACATTTAATATATATATAACCGGGAACGTTGGAACAGAAGAATTTTTCGATCAAGCAGGACAACATATAATAAGTCAAGTTAGAATAGCAATGCAAAATATGTAA
- a CDS encoding XkdQ/YqbQ family protein: MWYLYVSYIVGKGYTTKEIIKYSNNLSWSNDVDTLATSLTFDSVLDLAEGRSKIVFKKDKVVIFEGIIISKTNKENVHSYTAMDYAFYLNKNKYVMQFRNVYAKTALQQICKKVGINNSIIWLGTRINKLYYQESLSDIIKDILEQCRKEIGTNYIMEMQGKTLYINRLVDLKINATLLIGKDYSISRSMEEMQNNIIAVNNDGKVLANVKDNNSIKIFGELTDIVSVEDKNTSQANNIIRNELKEKNKVKKELTFSTMDTGKGIYINCNRLIRIDVRKYGVNGWYRIKSTQHTLNNNIHKIGITIDFS, translated from the coding sequence ATGTGGTATCTATATGTTTCCTACATAGTGGGAAAAGGATATACAACTAAAGAAATAATAAAGTATTCTAATAATTTAAGTTGGAGCAATGATGTAGATACATTAGCAACTTCTCTAACGTTCGATTCTGTATTGGATTTGGCGGAGGGAAGAAGTAAAATAGTATTTAAAAAAGATAAAGTAGTAATTTTTGAAGGTATTATAATTAGCAAAACTAATAAAGAAAATGTCCACAGCTACACTGCAATGGACTACGCTTTCTATTTAAATAAGAATAAATATGTAATGCAATTTAGAAATGTTTATGCAAAAACTGCTTTGCAACAGATATGTAAAAAGGTTGGCATAAATAATAGTATTATATGGTTAGGTACTAGAATAAACAAATTATACTATCAAGAGAGTTTAAGCGATATAATAAAGGATATTTTAGAGCAATGCCGTAAAGAAATAGGCACAAATTACATAATGGAAATGCAAGGCAAAACACTTTATATAAATAGGCTTGTAGACTTAAAAATTAATGCAACTCTACTAATAGGGAAAGATTATAGTATTAGTAGAAGTATGGAAGAAATGCAAAACAATATAATAGCAGTCAATAATGATGGTAAGGTTTTAGCTAATGTAAAAGATAATAACAGTATAAAAATATTTGGAGAGTTAACGGACATTGTTAGTGTAGAAGATAAAAATACAAGCCAAGCTAACAATATTATACGAAACGAATTAAAAGAGAAAAACAAAGTTAAAAAAGAATTAACTTTCAGTACGATGGATACTGGAAAAGGTATTTATATAAATTGTAATAGACTTATTAGGATAGATGTTAGAAAATACGGTGTAAATGGATGGTATAGAATAAAAAGCACACAACATACTTTAAATAATAATATACATAAAATAGGTATAACAATAGATTTTAGCTAG
- a CDS encoding DUF2577 family protein, with protein sequence MGYGIEFAQWLKERNNKDRIGPIIGEVVKGGLDYRISIMDNQLYLDPNNSTLCNSLTDRTEERIIELNSNTYNAKITYNNVLNIGDKVLVIASETNQNFFILDKLR encoded by the coding sequence ATGGGTTATGGAATAGAATTTGCCCAATGGCTAAAAGAAAGAAATAATAAAGATAGAATAGGGCCAATAATAGGAGAGGTTGTAAAAGGTGGTTTAGATTATAGAATAAGTATTATGGATAATCAATTGTACCTTGATCCAAACAATTCTACTTTGTGTAATTCTTTAACAGATAGAACAGAAGAAAGAATAATAGAATTAAATAGCAATACTTATAATGCAAAGATAACATATAATAATGTTTTGAATATAGGAGATAAAGTTTTGGTAATAGCAAGTGAAACTAACCAAAACTTTTTTATTTTAGATAAATTGAGGTGA
- a CDS encoding DUF2634 domain-containing protein, which yields MALLPEEDIIIEEVEETEEEQTLSKLGKVFLFDFKNNRYVIKDGKLVECTERQALQQWIHWILLTYKDKYNVYKGTDFYCNIEDLAGKKRNAFILSELQREVEEAVIKHRYVDHIENFVTTQEKSILNVSFDVVTKNNEVINISA from the coding sequence ATGGCTTTGTTACCCGAAGAAGATATAATAATTGAAGAAGTAGAGGAAACAGAAGAAGAACAAACTTTGTCTAAGTTAGGCAAGGTTTTTTTATTTGATTTTAAAAACAACAGATATGTAATTAAAGATGGAAAGCTAGTTGAATGTACAGAGCGACAAGCATTACAACAATGGATACACTGGATATTGCTAACTTATAAAGATAAATACAATGTTTACAAGGGTACAGACTTCTATTGTAATATAGAAGATTTAGCAGGGAAGAAAAGAAATGCATTTATTCTCTCAGAACTACAAAGAGAAGTTGAAGAAGCAGTTATAAAGCATAGATATGTAGATCATATAGAAAACTTTGTAACAACACAAGAAAAATCAATATTGAATGTAAGCTTTGATGTTGTTACAAAAAATAATGAAGTTATTAATATAAGTGCCTAG
- a CDS encoding baseplate J/gp47 family protein: MSVNVKTQEKLIKDMLNNISNTYEKSEGHLTYDITKTNAIELALLYQYALSIANLRLVKDLSGDDLTARVYDNKGIIRKVATRAKVILTLTGTGTINKEDLFSTPNKIEFASLEKKQIEGTGTILAECTQVGNIGMVGANSIVEFPITITGFTEVNNSNPSYDGFEEETDESLKQRYYESLKNPITSNNQAHFIFWAKSVTGVGNAKVIPLWNGDLTVKVIIIDSNMQPASVDLVNTVQEYIDPRGVFDSNTNIWSLWGTGAGSSAIGNYCTVVSATAKNIDIECSITKANGYSDEEIKQNISTKITEYLKEIAFSTTINYVSHAKIISLILSSDGVLDAQNVKVNGSLSENVIIGEEEVAVMGTVTLV, encoded by the coding sequence TTGAGTGTAAATGTAAAAACACAGGAAAAATTAATTAAAGATATGCTTAACAACATATCGAACACATATGAGAAAAGCGAAGGACACCTTACATATGATATAACTAAAACTAATGCCATAGAATTAGCTTTACTATATCAATATGCTTTATCTATAGCTAACCTTAGGCTAGTTAAGGATTTATCTGGTGATGATTTAACAGCAAGGGTCTACGATAATAAAGGAATAATTAGGAAAGTAGCAACAAGAGCAAAAGTAATTCTAACTCTAACAGGGACAGGGACTATTAATAAAGAGGATTTATTTAGTACACCTAATAAGATAGAATTTGCAAGCCTAGAAAAAAAACAAATAGAAGGAACAGGAACAATATTAGCAGAGTGTACCCAAGTTGGTAATATAGGTATGGTTGGGGCTAATTCTATTGTAGAGTTTCCAATAACAATAACAGGTTTTACAGAAGTTAATAATTCTAATCCCAGTTATGATGGATTCGAGGAAGAAACCGACGAATCACTTAAACAAAGATATTACGAATCTTTAAAGAATCCTATTACATCTAACAACCAAGCACATTTTATTTTCTGGGCAAAGAGTGTAACAGGGGTCGGCAATGCAAAGGTAATACCTTTATGGAATGGAGATTTAACAGTAAAAGTTATAATAATAGATTCCAATATGCAACCAGCCAGTGTGGATTTAGTCAATACAGTGCAGGAATACATAGACCCTAGAGGTGTATTTGATTCTAACACAAATATATGGAGTTTGTGGGGGACAGGTGCAGGAAGTTCAGCCATAGGCAATTATTGTACCGTTGTAAGTGCTACAGCTAAAAATATAGATATAGAATGTTCGATAACCAAGGCTAATGGTTATTCGGATGAAGAAATAAAACAAAATATTTCTACCAAGATAACAGAATACTTAAAAGAAATTGCTTTTTCTACAACTATTAATTATGTAAGCCACGCTAAAATAATTTCTTTAATCCTATCTTCAGATGGGGTATTAGATGCCCAAAATGTAAAAGTTAACGGGAGTTTAAGTGAAAACGTGATTATAGGCGAAGAAGAAGTTGCGGTAATGGGTACAGTGACATTGGTTTAA